From a region of the Thermosipho melanesiensis BI429 genome:
- a CDS encoding FGGY-family carbohydrate kinase has product MNYAISIDCGTQSLRTLLFDENGQLHDMEKITYTPYFSKMPGWAEQHVDVYWNALCKSVKNLKERNKEKFRKVLGVSITTQRDTVVFLDKDGNPLRPAIIWLDQRKAPPKNPLNFFENIAFSIIRMKETALRIYRKSRPNWVREMEPEIWGKISKILLLSSYFLYKLTGKFIDSKASQIGHIPFDYKRQSWPKSDKHWRWRLFGFRRDFLPELVEPCTAVGKITKKVANETGLPEGIDIITSGSDKGCETLGTGCINTDCASLSFGTTATIQVTSQKYFEPISFIPPYPAVVPNSYNPEIEIFRGYWLVKWFIKEFGEKEIKLAEKLNVAPEIVLNGFLDNIPPGSHGLVLHPMWTPGLDMPNAKGAIIGFGDVHTKGHVYRAIIEGINYALRDGMERIEKKGKIKIKKLTVSGGGAQSNRICQITANMFNLPVYKPLTHETSGLGAAICVFAAYSDIKTVVKNMVHYSKVFYPQKEEVEIYEKLYKKVYKKIYSSLKNIYEDIKKITNYPED; this is encoded by the coding sequence GCCAGGTTGGGCAGAACAACATGTTGATGTATATTGGAATGCGCTTTGCAAATCTGTAAAAAATTTAAAAGAAAGAAACAAAGAAAAATTCCGTAAAGTATTAGGTGTAAGCATTACAACTCAAAGAGATACAGTGGTATTTTTAGACAAAGATGGCAATCCACTTAGGCCTGCTATTATTTGGCTTGATCAGCGAAAGGCACCGCCAAAAAATCCTTTAAATTTCTTTGAAAACATAGCTTTTTCCATAATAAGAATGAAAGAAACAGCACTAAGAATATATAGAAAAAGCAGACCAAATTGGGTAAGAGAAATGGAGCCAGAAATTTGGGGGAAAATTTCAAAAATCTTGCTTCTTTCTAGTTATTTCTTATATAAACTAACGGGAAAATTTATAGATTCAAAAGCTTCGCAAATCGGACATATTCCATTTGACTACAAAAGACAAAGTTGGCCAAAAAGTGATAAACATTGGAGATGGAGACTTTTTGGCTTTAGACGGGATTTTTTACCTGAACTAGTAGAACCGTGCACTGCTGTGGGAAAAATAACAAAAAAAGTTGCCAACGAAACTGGTTTACCAGAAGGGATTGATATAATAACATCTGGTTCTGATAAGGGGTGTGAAACACTAGGAACGGGATGTATAAATACCGATTGTGCAAGTTTAAGCTTCGGTACAACAGCTACAATACAGGTTACTTCCCAAAAATACTTTGAACCAATTTCATTTATACCTCCATATCCAGCAGTTGTGCCGAATAGTTACAATCCTGAAATAGAAATATTTAGAGGGTATTGGCTTGTCAAATGGTTCATAAAGGAATTTGGCGAAAAGGAAATAAAACTTGCGGAAAAGCTAAATGTCGCTCCTGAAATAGTATTAAACGGTTTTTTAGATAACATACCGCCTGGTTCACACGGTCTTGTACTCCACCCCATGTGGACACCGGGACTTGATATGCCAAACGCAAAAGGTGCAATTATTGGATTTGGAGATGTTCATACAAAAGGACACGTATACAGAGCAATAATAGAAGGAATTAATTATGCACTACGTGATGGTATGGAAAGGATTGAAAAAAAGGGAAAGATAAAAATAAAAAAGTTAACAGTTTCAGGTGGCGGTGCCCAAAGCAATCGCATATGTCAAATCACGGCAAATATGTTTAACCTTCCTGTATACAAACCTTTAACCCATGAAACATCTGGTCTTGGTGCTGCAATCTGTGTTTTTGCAGCATATTCTGATATTAAAACTGTGGTAAAAAATATGGTACACTATTCAAAAGTTTTTTATCCGCAAAAAGAAGAAGTCGAAATATACGAAAAATTGTATAAAAAGGTATACAAAAAAATATACTCCTCTTTAAAAAACATATACGAAGATATCAAAAAGATAACAAATTATCCTGAAGATTAA